The region tactcattcctgaggAAATCTCTGTatccaaaaatatcaaaatactaGTGgcattgtttgattttttttttttggccatgAAATTAAGTGTAAACCCTTATAATTTACTGTAATAACTGTTCTCTACTGCATCAAGTTCTTAAATGTccgtaaaaaaacatttttaaaataatgcagCAGCAATTATTTCATGTAATCAATTTTGCATTTAGATTTCATATAATCTGTGTAGTCATGAATTAttacacagagaaacaaaatcATATTCGGAGCATAAGGGTGAGCTTTCATTTTTAACGAGTGCATCAAATTAATGGTAATGAATAAGTTTTGTTGATGGTTCTTGatacttgatttttttcttttacaaatattaataataataataagccaGTAAGTTATTAAAcccttttatttatgtatatagaCATAGGTTATAGTGAAAACAGACATATAGACACTTAACATAgtttacatacatatatacagttgGAACAAAAGTGTCCATCCTCCTGCATTATGATGGGAGAGTACAAAAAAACCTCTTCTGAACAGAGTACAAACACTGTATGTGTATTTGTACTAAGTAAGCAACTGAACATCTATGTCAGTCTTACATGGTATGACAATGCAGGCTTTCAAAGTTTAACCGCCGCTGTTGTCAATGACATGAGACCTGATGTgcgttttcaaaacaaattccaatgtatttttcatgcatCATGAGAAATGTTTAAAAGTTGCAAAACAGGTAATGCTCttccaataaataaaattatattccACATAATGGCTTTTGTTGCTTAAAATTTTACAGCATATGTAACGATGCGTGTGAATGGGTAAATGCAGGAGGGAGTTCCTGTTCCACCGTGAGGTCACAGGTGTGTTCCAGGTCTCGATAGACACAATCATGTTGTTCTTCAGAATTAACATAATTGtgaagatcaaatttcaacacaaaacactttcACAAATTCCTGTACAAAACAATAACGcatttgggaaaaaaatgtcaaaaaaaaaatctcatccaTTCACAAAAGGCTCTGTTGGAGCATGCATGCAAATATTAAATCTGACATTTCAGCATCACGCCACAGCCATGGACAAAAATTTATACATGTGTTACAAGAACATTATActaggcaaaaaaacaaaaaaacgaaaaCAGCACAGCATCATCACACAGCTCCAACCTGTCAGTGTCCATTGATTTCATTAGATCTTATGGGTGGTACAAAGCAACGCTTTCAGCAAACCTACCTTGCTACTCAAGCTTTAAGGACCTCATCCTGAGGGCTGCTGGTCTTCCACTCTAGTTATATTAACACTGTCGGTGTTGGGAGAGGTGCCACCAGTAAGAGGAGACCTGAAACTATTGGTGGACTTGGGAGGACAATACAGATGCCACATATCAAGACAAAATAGACACAAACTAACTCTATGTCAACTTATAACACAGCCCAAACAGTCTGAATTCATCCTGAAATTATCCCTGACCACTCTGTGTGCCTGTATGTGCATGGgcatttgtgtgcgtgtgttgtaCGTGTTTTTGCTTGTGTATATACATTTGGGGTTTGTTGGTATGTGTGAGGGACACACAGTCACTTCCATGTTTGAGGCACAGTAATACTCTTACCTACACAACATAAGTCGCATAAATTGATCATCAGACCAATAAATGCTGATCAGAGCACTAGTGGCTCACCGCTGTATTGGAATAAGAGTTAGTAAGCAGCAATGCTAATTTGTTTGGTGTTATGAGGTCTGAAACATTTGCAGGgggcaaacttttttttagttGAAGCAAAACAGCAAGAAGGAACAAAAACTGGAGGGGAAAATCACTGGCACAAATCAATagtaaacaacacaggtagcAGAAACCCGTGCGCAACCACTAGACAGTGTGCTTCTTGAAGAACTCCTATTTAAGTCacaatatgacaaacaatagTTAGTGCCATCTGTCCAGAAATGCTCAAGTCCATGGTCATTGCACAGATATACAATAATTAAATGTGTCCAGGTCATAGTAACCCTGTTTAAAACTCAGACACACTACATGAATGGTCACTTCTATTGGTTTGTCTGTGTTGAATTCAAGGAGTGAGGAGTGGATCTCCCACACAATACCATTTTGCTTCTGCGCATGATACCATGTTATTCTAACAAAGACAGCAATTTGACATGTCACAGTGAGAGAGAGCGACGCCACTGGAGATTGCTGCCAGCTTGCCCACTAGGAGACTGCGGTAGGGAACTTAACTCCACCATGGCAGCCCTCCATTTCTGTACTCTGTGCAGCAAACTCAGGGACCCTCCCATCCTTGCCCCACAGTCCAACCCTTTCTCTATCAAGATGCACCCACTGTTACTGCTTTACCATTAGTGTATTGTTTACTTATTGGTTGTTGATTCTCAAAGTTGTTGTTGTCACAGTTGAATTTTATCCGTTTTGCTTTGCTTCTATGACATCTGTCTTTCCTTGTACCATTCCACAAACTCGTCCAACAAAACTGGCCCTGATAGAATGATGAGGTAAAGTACATAAGATTAGATTTAAGCGACACTCCCATGAAGCTCTGATGGGACATTTTTGTAGATACTCACATGCACCATCCTCATCGTAGTTACTGAGGTCCAGGTTGATTGTCCTGCTGAACTCTAAAACATTGCACCATTGGTCTTTGTTGATGACTTTGTACTTTGATTGCTAATGAAGGGTAAAGAAATGCCTTACGTGAgtacaaaaaaaccctcaacGTTTCTTTTGaagtaaacatgattttaagCATCTTCACATCAACTAATCTGTGCTGCAAAGGAACTTTGTCACTCTTACCTCTAAAAACTGATTAAACACGGGAAACAGTGGCCATGTCTTTCCCAGAAGAAGCCCCAACATACACTTAGCTGTGTTCAAGTCCAAACTCCTGTGATCCTTTTCCTGATCAATCAAAGCAGATAAAGCTTCAGaaaattaatgcaaaatgtCAAATACGTTTTACACCAATTAGGACTCATCATCATTGACCTGAAATTATACCTATTTCATATAAAATATGCTAAATCCCTCAACCCACTGCTTACACTTAAGAAAGATAAAACACTTGAAATTTGCATGCACCACATCAGTGCAGTGACCATGAGATCCAAGATCTTAACCAACTGTTTCACACAAGTGTTTTATGATGCGGCAGAAtaaactgaactgaatttgtGTTTAGGGATGCCATACACATTTATTCTCTGGGAAACGGTTTTCAACTCACCCGAGCAAAATCAAAGGCGTATCTATAAATGAGCTTAAAATTGGTCCCGTCATTTAGGACAGATCTCAGGTAGTCCAGAGAGTTTCTCAGTCTTTCTGTGGAGTCACAGCTGTTGATGACAGAAAAGAGCCCTTAATAATTATTGAGTTTCAGAGACAtaactaaaacaaaaatgtcttaaaactCAATTCCAGAAAATCGGGAGTGAGGGAGCTTACGTACCGCAGGGAACCCATGCCTCTCAGCCACTCCTGGCGAGTGAAATATCCCATACTCTGAGCATCCAGCTTCCAAGCCAGAACCAGCATCACCACCTGGGCACAAACAACAACCTTTACTACTACTCTCATCATTACAACCAGAACAGCAGCTGCATTCTGTTTAAACAGAACAAGTCTCAATTTATATCATTAATCTATCCTTGAAACGGTTTATTCTATGTCAAATGCAAGAAACAAGAGAACTTGATAATGCTTGAAACAAAGAATGAGTGTGAGTAAATACTGATGGTCAAGTCAAACTAGATCTCCACATTTATGTCAATAACTTTATTTTCTGAAAATCCAAGCTGCAAGTTTAAATACAAAACCTTAAAATTAGTAACAAAAATGTTATGTCACCAAAGTGTTGAAATATTTGCATAGTCTGAGTGACAAACTATGAGCGAACTGACAGATTAAGATGAAATCTCAGTGCTGAACATTTATAAACAATCAAAATGTGAAATGTCCTTACATTCTCTGGCTCCACGCCAATGTCCTCACAGAACTTCTCCATGCCCTCTGGACCCACCACATCGTCACAACCTATTTCAGACACACAAGTGTGAAGCCACATATCACGTCAGTTGcacttgtgaaaataaaaaaaatctttacttgGTTTAAATATGAATACACTGAAAAAGTATGATGCTGTGACTGCTGGTGCAGCTCTTAAAAACACCTCACCTGCATATTCATAGAACCATTCCAAGCATCTTTTACTAGAGAATGTCTCCTCCTCACGGATTTGTgatgtttcatgttttctgaAAATACTGCAGATGATATAGTCACATATGCAGCAACAGTACTAAAACTATAGCACATAAGTAGTCAATGCTTTAGAAGAGGATTTTCCTTACTGCATATTCAAGATGTTGCATACAATCCATTTCATACAGAAATAATGAATACTGAGTGCATAAATGTGACGGACTAAAGTAGACAAGTAAAGTAGACAAGTTATTCAGTGATCATTAACAAACAAGTATCCTCCACTATAGGTCAGTTTAATTGAATAAAAACCTATTATTTCATTGTCAAATCTAAAGACTTTAGAGACTTCAAGGACTTTAAAGACTTGCTCTGTTGATTCACTACTTGCTTCGGTTAACTGCAATTTGGatatcagagaaaaaaaatgacaaaaagtagCTTAGTATTTCAAAATTAGCAAAAAGCTGCACTTCAgtacatttaatgaaaaaataccAAACAGCTTTCGAGTTATGCCTTAAAAAACTTTCACTCGTGACAAATTCAACTCACAAAATGAATCTGAATTCTACTTGTAATGATGGAAGTCAACGAAAtacaaactacaaaaaaaaagtcctgattatttaaataaataaaatataaaaggaaCCACTTGACTTTAGAACTGATGTGTACGCAttccttcagaaaaaaaaaaaaaaagtttttaagttATGTTCTGGAAACAAGACATGGCTGGCAGATGAACAAATGGAATCCGTCCTTCATGCCGCTTTCCACTTAGTTTGTGGTGCAGGTAAAGAATGTCACACCTGTCCTGGCGACTTTTCTTGGCTGATGTGTCGTCTCCAGCAGACGGTCTTCTCTTTTTCCTGGGAGGCATGGCTCTAGAGCAACAAGCTGTGGAAGCAATGCAAACACAGACTGATATACGACTATTATGGCAggatttgtgtatgtgtgtgtgtgtgtatatatatatttatcttcacacacactgtctctaAGAGTTTGTCATACAATTCAGACATGCACACCATTTTGGCAGGAGGATAAATGATGACAATCAGTGTTTGAGGTCGACTAGGaaacacaccagcagctgaATACTCACCCGAGGGGTGGCTATCCTGTCCAATGTCTTCTGTCAGGTTCTGtcaaagcagacaaacacacaaacacacacgcttgTCAGCCAACTCACAAGTCGATAATGCACACTGAACATGTAGAATGGAGTTGCTAATACGCATTTACCAGCCTGTGCAAGGTGTGATGGATCTTATGGATGCTCGCCAGTGTAGTCAGGTGGGAATTCAGCTGAAAATCTATTTCCaccaaaaataaagacaacaaaaaccCGAGTttaagcataaaaaaaacaaaaaacaaccttttttctcCTTATCATACATGCTGAGCTTGTCACAAGTTCGAGGGTACAAGAAGGTCACACCACAATAGTACTAATATAAATCGATTATTGAAGTTTCGGTGTGTGATCAACACAGACCTCAAATCAGGCTCATCTCATTCCCACTTAAAATGGTTACGTTTCAGAAAAGGACAGAAAACGTCTCGCACCAATGAGGGAGGGAATCCATGTATCCCCGAACGACAAGCGAAGTCGAAAACGGGTGATCGTGTATGTTACCTTGTTGACAAGACGTCAACTAGTCGATGCTGTTAAAATATGTCATCGAACACCGATGCTTTCAGTTTACCTCCAGAGGCCGAAATCCGAGCAGAAAACTAACATCCGAGCAGATAGCACTAGCTTCGCACCTAAAAGAACGGCACAGACGAGCAACTTGCTTAGAGTTTACAAAGTATCTAGAGAGTTGTGTGTATGGGCTTTGTAGTCCATTTCCTCCAGAGAGGCCATTAGAAGCTGCACTACGGTTGGATACCTAAACTACAATTCCCAGGCCTTAAAGCACAACTACTTCTTTAAGACCCCTCGACCCCCTACGTTTACCCCAAACTGAATGCAATtcaacattgtttaaaaaaaaacaacaaaaaaaaccaacactaTATTCTCATTAGCACACAAGTATTGCGCAGACGTTTTTGCAGCAGCAAGTGTAGCTGCCGCAAAAAGCTCGTCAGCGCTGCTGTACCGGGCGATGTAAGA is a window of Antennarius striatus isolate MH-2024 chromosome 7, ASM4005453v1, whole genome shotgun sequence DNA encoding:
- the dcun1d4 gene encoding DCN1-like protein 4 isoform X2 produces the protein MRQVSSNVKEAFLHQIATLLGCCRVSDFQLNSHLTTLASIHKIHHTLHRLNLTEDIGQDSHPSACCSRAMPPRKKRRPSAGDDTSAKKSRQDRKHETSQIREEETFSSKRCLEWFYEYAGCDDVVGPEGMEKFCEDIGVEPENVVMLVLAWKLDAQSMGYFTRQEWLRGMGSLRCDSTERLRNSLDYLRSVLNDGTNFKLIYRYAFDFAREKDHRSLDLNTAKCMLGLLLGKTWPLFPVFNQFLEQSKYKVINKDQWCNVLEFSRTINLDLSNYDEDGAWPVLLDEFVEWYKERQMS
- the dcun1d4 gene encoding DCN1-like protein 4 isoform X3; the encoded protein is MHSDAANFQLNSHLTTLASIHKIHHTLHRLNLTEDIGQDSHPSACCSRAMPPRKKRRPSAGDDTSAKKSRQDSIFRKHETSQIREEETFSSKRCLEWFYEYAGCDDVVGPEGMEKFCEDIGVEPENVVMLVLAWKLDAQSMGYFTRQEWLRGMGSLRCDSTERLRNSLDYLRSVLNDGTNFKLIYRYAFDFAREKDHRSLDLNTAKCMLGLLLGKTWPLFPVFNQFLEQSKYKVINKDQWCNVLEFSRTINLDLSNYDEDGAWPVLLDEFVEWYKERQMS
- the dcun1d4 gene encoding DCN1-like protein 4 isoform X1, with amino-acid sequence MRQVSSNVKEAFLHQIATLLGCCRVSDFQLNSHLTTLASIHKIHHTLHRLNLTEDIGQDSHPSACCSRAMPPRKKRRPSAGDDTSAKKSRQDSIFRKHETSQIREEETFSSKRCLEWFYEYAGCDDVVGPEGMEKFCEDIGVEPENVVMLVLAWKLDAQSMGYFTRQEWLRGMGSLRCDSTERLRNSLDYLRSVLNDGTNFKLIYRYAFDFAREKDHRSLDLNTAKCMLGLLLGKTWPLFPVFNQFLEQSKYKVINKDQWCNVLEFSRTINLDLSNYDEDGAWPVLLDEFVEWYKERQMS
- the dcun1d4 gene encoding DCN1-like protein 4 isoform X4; this encodes MPPRKKRRPSAGDDTSAKKSRQDSIFRKHETSQIREEETFSSKRCLEWFYEYAGCDDVVGPEGMEKFCEDIGVEPENVVMLVLAWKLDAQSMGYFTRQEWLRGMGSLRCDSTERLRNSLDYLRSVLNDGTNFKLIYRYAFDFAREKDHRSLDLNTAKCMLGLLLGKTWPLFPVFNQFLEQSKYKVINKDQWCNVLEFSRTINLDLSNYDEDGAWPVLLDEFVEWYKERQMS